One window from the genome of Hyperolius riggenbachi isolate aHypRig1 chromosome 6, aHypRig1.pri, whole genome shotgun sequence encodes:
- the LOC137522603 gene encoding uncharacterized protein produces SSSGSSSGSTSGGSSSSASGSSSGSSSSASGSSSSASGSTSSSGSSSSSGSSSSASGSSSSSGSSSTSGSPASGSSSATGSSFSSSGSSSSGSPSSSSGSSSGSGSSSSGSFSSGSSSSGSSSGSSSSSSSSSSSSSGSSSSGSSSSSSSSSPGSSSSFSSGCSSSGSSSSSGSSSSSCSSSSASGSASSSGSSSSSGSSASASGSSSATGSSFSSSSAGSSSSSGFSSSSCSSSSCSPSSSSGSSSGSSSYASSGSSSSSSSSASGSSSATGSSSSSASGSSSSSSGSSFSSSGSFSSFGSSSSSGSSSSGSFSSGSSSCFVSSSSGSSSGSSS; encoded by the exons tcttcttctggttcttcttctggttctacttctggtggttcttcttcttctgcttctggttcttcttctggttcttcttcttctgcttctggttcttcttcttctgcttctggttctacttcttcttctggttcttcttcttcttctggttcttcttcttctgcttctggttcttcttcttcttctggttcttcttctacttctggttctcctgcttctggttcttcttctgctactggttcttctttttcttcttctggttcttcttcttctggttctccttcttcttcttctggttcttcttctggttctggttcttcttcttccggttctttttcttctggttcttcttcttctggttcttcttctggttcttcttcttcttcttcttcctc ttcctcttcttcttccggttcttcttcttctggttcttcttcttctagttcttcttcttctccgggttcttcttcttctttttcttctggttgttcttcttctggttcttcttcttcttctggttcttcttcttcttcttgttcttcttcttctgcttctggttctgcttcttcttctggttcttcttcttcttctggttcttctgcttctgcttctggttcttcttctgctactggttcttctttttcttcttcttctgctggttcttcttcttcttctggtttttcttcttcttcttgttcttcttcttcttgttctccttcttcttcttctggttcttcttctggttcttcttcttacg cttcttctggttcttcttctagttcttcttcttctgcttctggttcGTCTTCTGctactggttcttcttcttcttctgcttctggttcttcttcttcttcttctggttcttcattttcttcttctggctctttttcttcttttggttcttcttcttcatctggttcttcttcttctggttctttttcttctggttcttcttcgtgttttgtttcttcttcttctggttcttcttctggttcttcttct
- the LOC137522604 gene encoding uncharacterized protein produces the protein SSSGSSSGSTSGGSSSSASGSSSGSSSSASGSSSSASGSTSSSGSSSSSGSSSSASGSSSSSGSSSTSGSPASGSSSATGSSFSSSGSSSSGSPSSSSGSSSGSGSSSSGSFSSGSSSSGSSSGSSSSSSSSSSGSSSSGSSFSSSGSSSGSSSFSFSCSSSSSGSSSSGSSSSSSSSSPGSSSSFSSGCSSSGSSSSSCSSSSASGSASSSGSSSSGSSASASGSSSATGSSFSSSSAGSSS, from the exons tcttcttctggttcttcttctggttctacttctggtggttcttcttcttctgcttctggttcttcttctggttcttcttcttctgcttctggttcttcttcttctgcttctggttctacttcttcttctggttcttcttcttcttctggttcttcttcttctgcttctggttcttcttcttcttctggttcttcttctacttctggttctcctgcttctggttcttcttctgctactggttcttctttttcttcttctggttcttcttcttctggttctccttcttcttcttctggttcttcttctggttctggttcttcttcttccggttctttttcttctggttcttcttcttctggttcttcttctggttcttcttcttcttcttcttcct cttcttctggttcttcttcttctggttcttctttttcttcttccggttcttcttctggttcttcttctttttctttttcttgttcttcttcttcttccggttcttcttcttctggttcttcttcttctagttcttcttcttctcctggttcttcttcttctttttcttctggttgttcttcttctggttcttcttcttcttcttgttcttcttcttctgcttctggttctgcttcttcttctggttcttcttcttctggttcttctgcttctgcttctggttcttcttctgctactggttcttctttttcttcttcttctgctggttcttcttct